A stretch of the Xiphias gladius isolate SHS-SW01 ecotype Sanya breed wild chromosome 21, ASM1685928v1, whole genome shotgun sequence genome encodes the following:
- the pck1 gene encoding phosphoenolpyruvate carboxykinase, cytosolic [GTP] isoform X1 — protein MPPQLQSQNQSGPKILQGDLSALSAAVREFVEANVTLCQPESLHICDGSDEENRAILTQLEEQGMIKKLTKYENCWLARTDPRDVARVESKTVIVTRDQRDTVPAPLGGGVSQLGRWMSPEEFDKAVAQRFPGCMKGRTMYVIPFSMGPVGSPLSKVGVELTDSPYVVASMRVMTRMGKAVLSALGAGEFVRCLHSVGCPLPLKKPLVNNWPCNPEQTLIAHIPDCRQIVSFGSGYGGNSLLGKKCFALRIASRIAKEEGWLAEHMLILGITNPAGEKKYMAAAFPSACGKTNLAMLCPTLPGWKVECVGDDIAWMKFDDQGNLRAINPENGFFGVAPGTSAKTNPNAMSTIVKNTIFTNVAETSDGGVYWEGMDQSLPEEVTITSWKNKPWSSEDGEPCAHPNSRFCTPAGQCPIIDPLWESPEGVPIEAIIFGGRRPEGVPLVYEAFSWQHGVFVGAAMRSEATAAAEHRGKVIMHDPFAMRPFFGYNFGQYLSHWLSMADHPGAKLPKIFHVNWFRKSPTAGFLWPGFGDNIRVLDWMFRRVNGEAGATSSAVGYLPCRDSLNLRGLRGDVDLDELFSLDQEFWQREVEEVREYFTSQVNEDLPNEVARQLELLHQRVKRM, from the exons ATGCCTCCTCAGCTCCAGTCCCAGAACCAGAGCGGGCCCAAGATCCTGCAGGGCGACCTGAGCGCCCTCAGCGCGGCAGTCAGGGAGTTTGTGGAGGCCAACGTGACCCTGTGCCAGCCCGAGTCCCTCCACATCTGCGACGGCTCCGACGAGGAGAACCGAGCCATCCTGACCCAGCTGGAGGAGCAAGGGATGATCAAGAAGCTCACCAAATATGAGAACTG CTGGTTGGCCAGGACCGACCCGAGGGACGTGGCTCGAGTGGAGAGTAAGACGGTGATCGTGACCAGGGACCAGAGGGACACGGTGCCCGCACCGCTGGGGGGCGGAGTCAGCCAGCTGGGCCGCTGGATGTCCCCGGAAGAGTTCGACAAAGCCGTGGCTCAGCGGTTCCCGGGCTGCATGAAAG GGCGCACCATGTACGTGATTCCCTTCAGCATGGGTCCGGTAGGTTCCCCCCTCTCTAAGGTTGGGGTGGAGCTGACTGACTCGCCCTACGTGGTGGCCAGCATGAGGGTGATGACCCGCATGGGGAAGGCCGTGCTGTCCGCTCTGGGAGCTGGCGAGTTTGTCCGCTGTTTGCACTCCGTCGGCTGTCCTCTGCCGCTCAAAA AGCCCCTAGTGAACAACTGGCCCTGTAACCCCGAGCAGACATTAATTGCCCACATCCCGGACTGCAGGCAGATTGTCTCATTCGGTAGTGGTTACGGAGGAAATTCCCTGCTGGGAAAGAAGTGCTTCGCCCTGCGCATCGCCTCGCGTATCGCCAAGGAGGAGGGCTGGCTGGCCGAGCACATGCTG ATCCTGGGCATCACCAACCCTGCCGGAGAGAAGAAGTACATGGCCGCGGCCTTCCCCAGCGCCTGCGGGAAGACAAACCTGGCCATGCTCTGTCCCACGCTGCCAGGCTGGAAGGTCGAGTGTGTGGGAGACGACATCGCCTGGATGAAGTTTGATGACCAAG GCAACCTGCGTGCCATCAACCCAGAGAACGGCTTTTTTGGCGTTGCACCTGGCACCTCAGCCAAAACCAACCCCAACGCCATGTCAACCATTGTCAAGAACACCATCTTCACCAATGTTGCAGAGACCAGCGATGGCGGCGTGTACTGGGAGGGAATGGACCAGTCGCTGCCTGAGGAAGTCACCATCACATCCTGGAAGAACAAGCCCTGGAGCTCAGAGGAtg gCGAACCCTGTGCTCATCCCAACTCTCGTTTCTGCACTCCGGCCGGTCAGTGCCCCATTATCGACCCACTGTGGGAATCCCCAGAGGGAGTGCCCATCGAGGCCATTATTTTCGGAGGGCGCCGACCAGAAG GTGTCCCTCTGGTGTATGAGGCTTTCAGCTGGCAGCACGGAGTGTTTGTTGGAGCAGCCATGAGATCAGAGGCCACTGCCGCAGCCGAACACAGAG GCAAGGTGATCATGCATGACCCGTTCGCCATGCGCCCCTTCTTTGGCTACAACTTCGGACAGTACCTCTCTCATTGGCTGAGCATGGCTGACCACCCTGGCGCCAAGCTCCCCAAGATCTTCCACGTCAACTGGTTCCGCAAGAGTCCCACCGCCGGCTTCCTCTGGCCCGGTTTTGGTGACAACATCCGCGTTCTGGACTGGATGTTCAGGCGGGTGAATGGCGAGGCTGGCGCCACGTCGTCCGCCGTGGGATACCTGCCCTGCCGTGACTCCCTGAACCTCCGGGGTCTGCGGGGCGACGTGGACCTTGACGAGCTCTTCTCCCTGGATCAGGAGTTTTGgcagagggaggtggaggaggtgagggagtACTTCACCTCGCAGGTGAACGAGGACCTACCCAACGAAGTGGCCCGCCAACTGGAGCTCCTGCATCAGAGAGTGAAGCGGATGtaa
- the pck1 gene encoding phosphoenolpyruvate carboxykinase, cytosolic [GTP] isoform X2 — protein sequence MPPQLQSQNQSGPKILQGDLSALSAAVREFVEANVTLCQPESLHICDGSDEENRAILTQLEEQGMIKKLTKYENCWLARTDPRDVARVESKTVIVTRDQRDTVPAPLGGGVSQLGRWMSPEEFDKAVAQRFPGCMKGRTMYVIPFSMGPVGSPLSKVGVELTDSPYVVASMRVMTRMGKAVLSALGAGEFVRCLHSVGCPLPLKKPLVNNWPCNPEQTLIAHIPDCRQIVSFGSGYGGNSLLGKKCFALRIASRIAKEEGWLAEHMLILGITNPAGEKKYMAAAFPSACGKTNLAMLCPTLPGWKVECVGDDIAWMKFDDQGNLRAINPENGFFGVAPGTSAKTNPNAMSTIVKNTIFTNVAETSDGGVYWEGMDQSLPEEVTITSWKNKPWSSEDGKIFFFSLLPKNFQKRKRTANCAAKKRKWLQLS from the exons ATGCCTCCTCAGCTCCAGTCCCAGAACCAGAGCGGGCCCAAGATCCTGCAGGGCGACCTGAGCGCCCTCAGCGCGGCAGTCAGGGAGTTTGTGGAGGCCAACGTGACCCTGTGCCAGCCCGAGTCCCTCCACATCTGCGACGGCTCCGACGAGGAGAACCGAGCCATCCTGACCCAGCTGGAGGAGCAAGGGATGATCAAGAAGCTCACCAAATATGAGAACTG CTGGTTGGCCAGGACCGACCCGAGGGACGTGGCTCGAGTGGAGAGTAAGACGGTGATCGTGACCAGGGACCAGAGGGACACGGTGCCCGCACCGCTGGGGGGCGGAGTCAGCCAGCTGGGCCGCTGGATGTCCCCGGAAGAGTTCGACAAAGCCGTGGCTCAGCGGTTCCCGGGCTGCATGAAAG GGCGCACCATGTACGTGATTCCCTTCAGCATGGGTCCGGTAGGTTCCCCCCTCTCTAAGGTTGGGGTGGAGCTGACTGACTCGCCCTACGTGGTGGCCAGCATGAGGGTGATGACCCGCATGGGGAAGGCCGTGCTGTCCGCTCTGGGAGCTGGCGAGTTTGTCCGCTGTTTGCACTCCGTCGGCTGTCCTCTGCCGCTCAAAA AGCCCCTAGTGAACAACTGGCCCTGTAACCCCGAGCAGACATTAATTGCCCACATCCCGGACTGCAGGCAGATTGTCTCATTCGGTAGTGGTTACGGAGGAAATTCCCTGCTGGGAAAGAAGTGCTTCGCCCTGCGCATCGCCTCGCGTATCGCCAAGGAGGAGGGCTGGCTGGCCGAGCACATGCTG ATCCTGGGCATCACCAACCCTGCCGGAGAGAAGAAGTACATGGCCGCGGCCTTCCCCAGCGCCTGCGGGAAGACAAACCTGGCCATGCTCTGTCCCACGCTGCCAGGCTGGAAGGTCGAGTGTGTGGGAGACGACATCGCCTGGATGAAGTTTGATGACCAAG GCAACCTGCGTGCCATCAACCCAGAGAACGGCTTTTTTGGCGTTGCACCTGGCACCTCAGCCAAAACCAACCCCAACGCCATGTCAACCATTGTCAAGAACACCATCTTCACCAATGTTGCAGAGACCAGCGATGGCGGCGTGTACTGGGAGGGAATGGACCAGTCGCTGCCTGAGGAAGTCACCATCACATCCTGGAAGAACAAGCCCTGGAGCTCAGAGGAtggtaagattttttttttctctctattacCTAAGAACttccaaaaaagaaagaggactGCAAACTGTGCAGCTAAGAAAAGGAAATGGCTGCAGCTTAGTTAA
- the LOC120783431 gene encoding uncharacterized protein C20orf85 homolog — protein MADSKRTSESINFVHQDEIWKAHVKVEKDAAEAWPNKWGFLTEVYKEYERESAKMKSVVSMELPPHLAPQPATPPEKYIHVGPSPPVPQTTQALIGWRSGRSHLQLEKHGTVHHGRRSFLRELGWPLDACS, from the exons ATGGCGGATTCAAAGCGAACATCTGAATCCATCAACTTTGTGCATCAGGATGAAATCTG gaAGGCACATGTAAAAGTTGAGAAGGATGCGGCTGAAGCCTGGCCCAACAAGTGGGGCTTCCTGACTGAGGTCTACAAGGAg TACGAGAGGGAGAGTGCGAAGATGAAGAGTGTGGTCAGCATGGAGCTTCCCCCTCACCTGGCCCCACAACCTGCAACCCCTCCAGAAAAATACATCCAT GTTGGCCCCTCCCCCCCGGTTCCTCAGACAACACAGGCCCTGATTGGTTGGCGTTCAGGTCGCTCACATCTTCAGCTGGAAAAGCACGGCACGGTGCACCATGGGAGGCGTAGTTTTCTGAGGGAGCTGGGCTGGCCTCTTGATGCTTGTAGCTGA
- the chmp4ba gene encoding charged multivesicular body protein 4b: MALFGKLFGSGGKGGKAPTPQEAIQRLRETEEMLAKKQVFLEKKIDQELMTAKKNGTKNKRAALQALKRKKRYEKQLDQIDGTLSTIEFQREALENANTNTEVLKNMGFAAKAMKAAHENMDIDKVDDLMAEITEQQELSQEISDVISRPVGFGEDYDEDELMAELEELEQEELDKNLLEIEGTEDVPLPSVPSTSLPSRPAKKKEEEDEDDMADLEAWAAN; this comes from the exons ATGGCGTTATTCGGTAAGTTGTTCGGCAGCGGGGGCAAGGGTGGGAAAGCGCCGACACCCCAGGAGGCTATCCAGCGACTCAGAGAGACCGAGGAGATGTTGGCCAAAAAGCAGGTCTTTTTGGAGAAGAAGATCGACCAGGAGCTCATGACGGCGAAGAAGAACGGCACGAAAAACAAAcgag CGGCTCTACAAGCCTTGAAGAGAAAAAAGCGTTATGAGAAGCAGCTGGATCAGATTGACGGGACGCTGTCTACCATTGAGTTCCAGAGAGAGGCGCTAGAGAACGCCAACACCAACACAGAAGTGCTCAAGAACATGGGCTTTGCCGCCAAGGCAATGAAGGCTGCACACGAAAACAT GGACATAGACAAAGTAGATGATTTGATGGCGGAAATCACAGAACAGCAGGAATTGTCTCAGGAAATCTCAGATGTCATTTCCAGACCAGTCGGCTTTGGAGAAGACTATGATGAG gatGAGCTTATGgctgagctggaggagctggaacAGGAAGAGCTGGACAAAAATCTTCTAGAAATTGAAGGAACAGAAGACGTCCCTCTGCCAAGCGTACCATCTACATCACTACCATCTAGACCAG caaagaagaag